From Nitrosopumilus zosterae, the proteins below share one genomic window:
- a CDS encoding chromosome segregation protein ScpA has product MSEAQIPNSISQEPVNILFSPSSVAKKDVWEIDLIQILNLLIKILEKTGKKDLKVAGMAALSSSLIYRMKVESIFALQKAAMEKKPMYQRTDVDIELIDIPYRHESTYPVSLDDLLGLLQNLIGTIANPQSRRNRQLDIEPIVAPDFQEYFISLESIIGKYEDLVMKKISLTGFGLLQDIISELDQVDSIRCFFAILFLARDQKVDLEQIGDDIKITIIKEELTN; this is encoded by the coding sequence GTGAGCGAAGCGCAAATTCCAAACAGTATTTCTCAAGAACCTGTAAACATCTTATTTAGTCCATCATCTGTTGCAAAAAAAGATGTATGGGAAATTGATCTTATTCAAATTTTAAATTTATTAATAAAAATTCTTGAAAAAACAGGCAAAAAAGATCTAAAAGTAGCAGGAATGGCAGCATTATCATCATCATTAATTTACAGAATGAAAGTTGAAAGTATTTTTGCGTTACAAAAAGCAGCAATGGAGAAAAAACCAATGTATCAAAGAACAGATGTAGACATAGAATTAATCGATATTCCATATAGACATGAATCGACTTATCCAGTTTCATTAGATGACTTGTTAGGATTACTGCAAAATTTGATTGGGACAATTGCAAATCCTCAATCAAGAAGAAACAGGCAATTAGACATTGAGCCAATCGTAGCTCCTGATTTTCAAGAATATTTCATTTCACTTGAAAGCATAATAGGAAAATACGAAGATTTGGTTATGAAAAAAATTTCATTGACAGGATTTGGATTACTGCAAGACATTATTTCAGAGTTGGATCAAGTAGATTCAATCAGATGCTTCTTTGCAATATTGTTTCTGGCAAGAGACCAAAAAGTAGATCTTGAGCAAATTGGCGATGATATAAAAATCACCATAATAAAAGAAGAATTAACAAACTAA
- the scpB gene encoding SMC-Scp complex subunit ScpB, translating to MTKIEDMNEATARIEAALYSSGRPLRVEDIIKASGTESRTKTLELLDTIMKKTKNTFKALEVVILPDGSYVMQLKPEYSSTVKRYASKPVLPNATLKTLSYIAYMQPISSKQLVETRGSGVYSHLKELRQLDYINHQNVGRLKIYSTTEKFQKYFGIQGDVEDLKQRLFSKVRKTASMSHANPTPQIVQN from the coding sequence TTGACCAAAATTGAAGATATGAATGAGGCAACTGCAAGAATAGAGGCCGCACTATATTCATCAGGAAGGCCACTAAGAGTAGAAGACATAATCAAAGCATCAGGCACGGAATCTAGGACAAAAACACTAGAATTGCTCGATACTATTATGAAAAAAACAAAGAACACATTCAAAGCACTTGAAGTGGTAATTCTTCCAGACGGATCATATGTAATGCAATTAAAACCAGAGTACAGTTCAACTGTTAAAAGATATGCATCAAAACCAGTACTTCCAAATGCAACACTGAAAACATTATCATATATTGCATATATGCAACCAATATCATCAAAACAACTTGTTGAAACAAGAGGTTCGGGTGTTTATTCACATCTAAAGGAACTACGACAGTTAGACTACATCAATCATCAAAATGTTGGGCGATTAAAAATTTACAGTACAACAGAGAAATTCCAAAAATATTTTGGCATTCAAGGAGATGTAGAGGATCTTAAACAACGACTGTTTTCCAAAGTTAGAAAAACTGCAAGTATGAGTCATGCAAATCCCACACCCCAAATAGTACAAAACTAA
- a CDS encoding 30S ribosomal protein S8e, with translation MRKSVENLATSKITGGRRHPLRIRRKYEIDRYPNEPINAAQISITRRVRGNNRKTALKSIDFVNLATGDAKVKKTKIIKVLDNTTNNDYKRRGIITKGAILETQEGKCKVVSKPGQTGIVNAILLKE, from the coding sequence GTGAGAAAATCCGTAGAGAATTTAGCAACAAGTAAAATTACTGGAGGAAGAAGACATCCACTAAGAATTAGAAGAAAATATGAAATTGACAGATATCCAAATGAGCCTATCAACGCGGCTCAAATATCGATTACAAGAAGAGTTCGTGGAAATAATAGAAAAACAGCATTGAAGTCAATTGATTTTGTCAATCTAGCAACAGGTGATGCTAAAGTAAAGAAAACAAAAATTATCAAAGTACTAGATAACACTACAAACAATGATTACAAAAGACGAGGCATTATTACAAAAGGTGCAATACTTGAAACACAAGAAGGAAAATGTAAAGTTGTTTCAAAACCAGGACAAACAGGAATAGTTAACGCAATTTTACTAAAGGAATAA
- a CDS encoding signal recognition particle subunit SRP19/SEC65 family protein: MKDYEHIVIWLDYFNKNLKKSKGRRVGLEKCVFDPSLKELMDATKDAGFEITESNDKVRFPKRPFVRSGYVILPKESSKTKILNKISEKLVSKRSKQTR; encoded by the coding sequence ATGAAAGATTACGAACACATCGTAATCTGGTTGGATTATTTCAACAAGAATTTAAAAAAATCAAAAGGTAGACGGGTGGGATTGGAAAAATGTGTTTTTGATCCTTCACTAAAAGAATTGATGGATGCAACAAAAGATGCAGGATTTGAAATTACAGAATCTAATGACAAAGTGAGATTCCCTAAACGGCCATTTGTCAGATCAGGGTATGTTATTTTACCAAAAGAATCTTCTAAGACAAAAATTTTAAACAAAATTTCAGAAAAACTAGTGTCAAAAAGAAGCAAACAAACAAGATAA
- a CDS encoding H/ACA ribonucleoprotein complex subunit GAR1 — protein sequence MHLAGSGRVIIQLSKELVEGQILCDEKGTRVAKVNEMIGPVSRPYASATPLTNSIKKYIGKSVYAIEQSPVNKPKKFRRRK from the coding sequence ATGCACCTAGCCGGTAGTGGCAGGGTTATCATTCAACTATCTAAAGAATTAGTTGAAGGACAAATACTCTGTGACGAAAAAGGAACTAGAGTTGCAAAAGTAAACGAAATGATTGGTCCAGTAAGTAGGCCATATGCGTCAGCTACGCCATTAACGAATAGTATAAAAAAATACATCGGCAAAAGCGTTTACGCAATAGAGCAATCTCCTGTCAATAAACCAAAAAAATTTAGGAGAAGAAAATAA
- a CDS encoding transcription initiation factor IIB: MNILEKQNCPECKSTLVDDMQNGEIICSGCGVVVDDQISDYGPETISSNFEDKMKLARATGQTTYSQHDLGITTEISISAKDFSGKTINREVANQMHNLRKWQQRVRVSSPKERRLANVLTKMGETCDSLNLSKNVLETASMIYRNLDGHVDVKGKSVVSITAATIYMACKQCDVVRSLEEICRGVCPPKDVKSKTKLAARYYRTMVMEMGHLTAPVVTMDKYISKIANMTQTEVRVERLALEIAEKTKDSSIADGKAPNGIAAAYLYVASVLLGQNVLQRDVSSIAGVTEVTIRNRCKEILTCYKLKITLRPSLAKY, translated from the coding sequence ATGAACATACTAGAAAAACAAAACTGTCCTGAATGTAAATCTACATTAGTAGACGACATGCAGAATGGTGAAATCATCTGTTCTGGTTGCGGCGTAGTAGTCGATGATCAGATATCAGATTACGGTCCAGAAACTATTAGCTCAAATTTCGAAGACAAAATGAAATTAGCAAGAGCTACGGGACAAACAACTTATTCCCAACACGATTTGGGAATAACAACTGAGATTTCAATCAGTGCAAAAGACTTTAGCGGAAAAACAATCAACCGTGAAGTTGCAAATCAAATGCACAATCTCAGAAAGTGGCAACAAAGAGTTAGAGTTTCCTCACCAAAAGAGAGAAGACTTGCAAATGTATTAACAAAGATGGGAGAAACATGCGATAGTCTTAATCTTTCAAAAAACGTGTTGGAAACCGCTTCTATGATATACAGAAACTTGGACGGACATGTTGATGTGAAGGGAAAATCAGTAGTCAGCATAACTGCAGCTACAATTTACATGGCATGCAAGCAATGTGATGTAGTAAGATCACTAGAAGAAATTTGTCGCGGAGTTTGTCCACCAAAAGACGTAAAATCCAAAACAAAACTTGCAGCAAGATACTATAGAACCATGGTAATGGAAATGGGACATTTAACAGCCCCAGTTGTAACCATGGACAAATACATCTCAAAGATAGCAAACATGACACAAACTGAGGTCAGAGTTGAAAGACTGGCCTTGGAAATTGCAGAAAAAACAAAAGATAGCAGCATTGCAGATGGAAAAGCTCCAAATGGAATTGCTGCAGCATATCTATATGTTGCATCGGTATTACTTGGACAAAATGTTCTACAAAGAGACGTTTCAAGTATTGCAGGAGTAACAGAAGTCACTATCAGAAATAGATGTAAAGAAATTCTAACATGCTACAAACTCAAAATTACTTTAAGACCATCTCTGGCCAAATATTAA
- the sufC gene encoding Fe-S cluster assembly ATPase SufC, which produces MAVLEIKDLHVSREGKEILKGVNLKTGPGEVHAIMGPNGSGKSTLAYTLLAHPKYEVTKGDILLDGESILELSADERAKKGLFLGFQYPTEVSGVGFSHFLRTAYNSLSKALEGDDREVFITVREFQKYLKENLEKVGLKEEFLSRYLNEGFSGGEKKRAEVLQMAVLKPKISILDEPDSGLDIDAVQAVAQAISKVSGKDATVIVITHYARILKFLDKLDFVHVFARGQVLKTGDATLADKLEAEGYDWVLEQPA; this is translated from the coding sequence ATGGCAGTATTGGAAATCAAAGATCTTCATGTTTCACGAGAAGGAAAAGAAATTCTCAAAGGCGTAAATCTAAAGACAGGACCAGGAGAAGTACATGCCATTATGGGACCAAACGGTTCAGGTAAAAGCACTCTAGCTTACACATTACTTGCACATCCAAAATATGAAGTGACTAAAGGAGATATTTTGTTAGATGGGGAGAGCATTTTAGAATTATCAGCAGATGAAAGAGCAAAGAAAGGGTTATTCTTAGGATTCCAGTATCCAACCGAAGTTTCTGGTGTAGGGTTTTCTCATTTTCTAAGAACAGCATACAATTCTTTGAGCAAAGCACTAGAAGGTGACGACAGAGAAGTATTCATCACAGTTAGAGAATTTCAAAAATATCTAAAAGAGAACCTGGAAAAAGTTGGATTAAAAGAAGAATTCCTATCAAGATATCTCAATGAAGGATTCTCTGGCGGAGAGAAAAAACGTGCAGAGGTTTTACAAATGGCAGTACTAAAGCCAAAGATTTCAATTTTAGATGAACCGGATTCAGGATTAGATATTGATGCAGTTCAAGCAGTAGCACAAGCAATAAGCAAGGTTTCAGGAAAAGATGCAACAGTAATTGTAATTACTCACTACGCCAGAATATTGAAATTCTTAGATAAGCTAGATTTTGTTCATGTTTTTGCCAGAGGTCAAGTTCTAAAAACAGGTGATGCAACCCTTGCAGACAAACTAGAAGCAGAGGGATATGATTGGGTATTAGAACAACCTGCATGA
- a CDS encoding DUF167 domain-containing protein, with translation MIYKVHVTFSKEFLEINENQIKIGIKSKPLKGEANKEIIKKIAKHFGISTSLVQIKSGHKSQEKIIEILQ, from the coding sequence TTGATTTACAAAGTACATGTTACATTTTCTAAAGAATTTTTAGAAATAAATGAAAATCAAATCAAAATAGGAATAAAATCAAAACCACTCAAGGGTGAAGCAAACAAGGAGATAATCAAAAAAATTGCAAAACATTTTGGCATATCCACAAGTCTAGTTCAAATCAAATCAGGCCACAAATCACAAGAAAAAATTATCGAGATTCTACAATAG
- a CDS encoding chlorite dismutase family protein: MSEEHSQYYFNFSFFKIDPKWRWMADLAKEESAKEVENVINNSGIMFRSYSNLGLRDDADFLFWFAAKSVEEIQTVIEKIYKTVFGKYILPSRTYLSCTRPSIYVQEQKTHGFVTGNEPKKHVIVYPFTKTREWYLLPKEKRQEIMNEHIEVSKKFPQVILNTTYSFGIHDEDFMLAFEVDNIRDFQDLIMDLRETQVSTYVKNDIPMIVCVKKDIVSLISSLG, encoded by the coding sequence ATGTCAGAAGAACATAGTCAATATTATTTTAATTTCTCATTTTTCAAAATTGATCCTAAATGGAGATGGATGGCCGATTTGGCAAAAGAGGAATCTGCAAAAGAAGTTGAAAATGTAATTAATAATTCAGGCATAATGTTTAGATCATATTCTAATTTAGGATTAAGAGATGATGCAGACTTTTTGTTTTGGTTTGCAGCAAAATCAGTTGAAGAAATCCAAACGGTAATTGAGAAAATTTACAAGACTGTTTTTGGAAAATACATTCTTCCATCTAGAACATATTTGTCATGCACAAGGCCATCAATTTATGTGCAAGAACAAAAAACACATGGATTTGTTACAGGAAATGAACCAAAAAAACATGTTATTGTTTATCCATTTACAAAGACCAGAGAATGGTATCTACTTCCAAAAGAGAAACGTCAGGAAATAATGAATGAACACATAGAAGTCAGCAAGAAATTCCCCCAGGTAATTCTCAATACGACATATTCGTTTGGAATACATGATGAAGATTTCATGTTAGCCTTTGAAGTAGACAACATTAGAGACTTTCAGGATCTCATTATGGATCTAAGAGAGACTCAGGTGTCCACATATGTTAAAAATGATATCCCCATGATAGTATGTGTCAAAAAAGACATCGTGTCATTAATTTCAAGTTTGGGTTAA
- a CDS encoding aldo/keto reductase — protein MNYNKLGKTDIKVSELGFGAWSIALDWWGKKIEEDEAKRMLKKAYDLGINFFETGDMYGKGKSERLIGEVFKGMREEIVISTKYGYDFSEVEQIGHSELPQRFDEDFTRKALRDSLERLQTDYLDMYGLHNPKLKHIRDDSIFNVLDSFIENETIKTYQVALGPAIGWTQEGLEAMERPNVSAVQTVYNILEQTPGNELMQKAEEKNVGILVRVPEASGILTGKVNADTKINEKDHRSVRKGEWIKASLEKVEILRPIAERNGLTITELSMKFIMSKKGFASVFPTVVSEEEIVNYVEMTKGGYIPASDMKEIEELYNSWPSYELKATPQAN, from the coding sequence TTGAATTACAATAAACTAGGAAAAACAGATATCAAAGTATCAGAGTTAGGATTTGGCGCATGGTCCATAGCGCTAGATTGGTGGGGTAAAAAGATTGAAGAGGACGAAGCAAAAAGAATGCTCAAAAAGGCATATGATTTAGGGATTAACTTCTTTGAAACGGGAGACATGTATGGTAAAGGAAAAAGTGAGAGATTAATCGGAGAAGTTTTCAAAGGCATGAGAGAAGAAATTGTAATTTCTACGAAATATGGATATGATTTTTCAGAAGTAGAACAAATCGGACATAGTGAACTTCCTCAGAGATTTGATGAAGATTTTACTCGAAAAGCATTAAGAGATAGTTTAGAAAGATTACAAACAGACTATCTCGACATGTATGGTCTACACAATCCAAAATTAAAACACATTAGAGATGATTCAATTTTTAATGTATTAGATAGTTTCATAGAAAATGAAACAATAAAGACATACCAAGTTGCACTAGGTCCTGCAATTGGATGGACACAAGAAGGTCTAGAAGCAATGGAGAGACCAAATGTAAGTGCAGTTCAAACAGTTTACAATATTTTAGAACAAACACCAGGAAATGAATTGATGCAAAAAGCAGAAGAAAAAAATGTAGGAATTCTTGTGAGAGTTCCAGAAGCATCAGGAATTCTTACAGGTAAAGTAAATGCAGACACTAAAATCAATGAGAAAGACCACAGATCAGTAAGAAAAGGAGAATGGATTAAAGCATCGCTAGAAAAAGTGGAGATCTTACGACCTATTGCAGAAAGAAATGGATTAACAATTACAGAACTATCTATGAAATTTATCATGTCAAAGAAAGGGTTTGCATCTGTCTTTCCAACAGTAGTTAGTGAAGAAGAGATAGTGAATTATGTAGAAATGACAAAAGGAGGCTACATTCCGGCATCAGACATGAAAGAGATTGAAGAGTTGTATAATTCGTGGCCATCTTATGAATTAAAGGCAACACCCCAAGCAAACTAA
- a CDS encoding Lrp/AsnC family transcriptional regulator, with the protein MDEFDKELLNEIQWTFPLVTRPFDAIAKKFDTTPKLIKDRLNHLKEIGVLRQLSAIFDTRKLGYTSSLVAMEIEDDKLEYVANQINRHPGVSHNYERDHEFNLWFTLAVPPGSDLKEELDKFNVLKGIKKVRMLPTLQLFKIGVKLDMVDDKKHEVAPTEEKKEIKNIKFNPTEEDKNFIRELQKDMEIIDEPFVKSAKNLGITEAELFEKMKYYEEIGVMRRFAAILRHRQVGFTANGMIVWKVPEDKISKVGETLGSFPQVSHCYERPTYSDWPYNVFSMIHCKTHDEANEMAKTIQKQIHVDDYKILFSSREFKKTRVEYFVENSFSLAEQVPAS; encoded by the coding sequence ATGGATGAATTCGATAAAGAGCTTTTAAATGAGATTCAGTGGACTTTTCCACTTGTTACAAGACCTTTTGATGCAATTGCTAAAAAATTTGACACCACACCGAAACTCATCAAAGACCGTCTAAACCATCTAAAGGAAATTGGTGTACTGAGGCAACTAAGTGCAATTTTTGATACTCGAAAACTTGGATATACCAGTTCTTTGGTTGCAATGGAAATTGAAGATGATAAATTAGAATATGTTGCAAATCAAATTAATCGCCATCCTGGTGTAAGTCATAACTATGAACGAGATCATGAGTTTAACCTTTGGTTCACTTTGGCAGTGCCTCCTGGTTCTGACTTGAAAGAAGAACTTGACAAATTCAATGTTCTTAAAGGAATCAAAAAAGTAAGAATGCTTCCTACATTACAATTGTTTAAGATTGGCGTAAAGCTAGACATGGTTGATGATAAAAAACATGAAGTTGCACCAACAGAAGAAAAAAAAGAAATTAAAAATATCAAATTCAATCCTACTGAAGAAGATAAAAATTTTATCCGTGAATTGCAAAAAGATATGGAAATAATTGATGAACCATTTGTAAAATCTGCCAAGAATCTTGGAATCACTGAAGCAGAATTATTTGAAAAAATGAAATACTATGAAGAGATTGGTGTGATGAGAAGATTTGCAGCAATCTTAAGACATAGGCAAGTTGGATTTACTGCAAATGGCATGATTGTTTGGAAAGTACCTGAAGATAAAATTTCAAAAGTTGGAGAAACTTTGGGATCATTTCCCCAAGTAAGTCATTGCTATGAACGTCCAACATATTCTGATTGGCCTTATAATGTATTTTCAATGATTCATTGTAAAACCCATGATGAAGCAAACGAAATGGCAAAAACAATTCAGAAACAAATTCATGTTGATGATTACAAAATTCTCTTTAGCTCGCGTGAATTCAAAAAAACACGTGTAGAATACTTTGTCGAAAATTCATTTAGTTTGGCAGAACAAGTACCTGCTTCCTAA
- a CDS encoding precorrin-2 dehydrogenase/sirohydrochlorin ferrochelatase family protein — MIVDLNIQNKRIIVIGGGNEAEKRVNSLLKQNCNILVISDTVNSKIRKLAKDNKIELKKQKIQDTKFISTLNPHMIITTTNDKKVNQKIVNEAKKKKIIVYSSDNPDESDFSNPAIIDFDKMVQIAIFTGGQSPAMSKKIKGKLEKALKNIITKEDISHIKIQKIVRKIAKESISAPTQRKECLHKIMSDNEIDQLIKDGQVKKAEKRAITILRNWK, encoded by the coding sequence ATGATAGTTGATCTTAATATACAAAATAAAAGAATAATTGTCATAGGCGGAGGAAATGAGGCTGAAAAAAGAGTCAATTCATTATTAAAACAAAATTGCAACATACTAGTGATTAGCGATACTGTAAACTCAAAAATTAGGAAACTGGCAAAAGACAACAAAATAGAATTAAAAAAACAAAAAATTCAAGACACAAAATTTATTTCAACTCTTAATCCTCATATGATTATTACAACAACGAATGACAAAAAAGTAAATCAAAAAATAGTCAACGAAGCAAAAAAGAAAAAAATCATTGTATATAGTTCCGATAATCCAGATGAGAGTGATTTTTCAAATCCAGCAATTATTGATTTTGATAAGATGGTTCAGATTGCAATATTTACAGGAGGGCAGAGTCCTGCAATGTCAAAGAAAATCAAAGGCAAATTAGAAAAAGCACTAAAGAACATAATCACAAAAGAAGACATATCTCACATAAAAATTCAAAAGATCGTAAGAAAAATTGCAAAGGAATCAATTTCCGCCCCAACACAGAGAAAAGAGTGCCTACATAAAATCATGAGTGATAATGAGATTGATCAGTTAATAAAAGACGGGCAGGTAAAAAAAGCTGAAAAGCGAGCAATTACAATATTGAGAAATTGGAAATGA
- the hemA gene encoding glutamyl-tRNA reductase, whose amino-acid sequence MNQNIINARVTFRNSPIHILERFTIKNLESAYEQFKKHSGLDECVIIQTCNRIELFGKSKTYDIDKIKKTWATITGIEEEAFDENMEYVENKEALHHLLKLTSGLDSMVLGEEQILGQIKNSITSARETKASGQHLNTLFDKAIRIGTRIRNTSGIGAGGISVGSMAVKLAEENIDELKTKKVLLIGTGEVSTLVAKSLQRRGYTFDVTSRTLGRSEAFCETMGGNPIKFEEVLLGFYNYDVIFVATTAPYFLVTNERITEAMKNKKGGIMILDLSNPRTVDEKVATIGGIKLMNLDQIAEMVEKNMNARLNKVKTVENIINEEVSVLEASMKRLDAEPLVKDVFKNIENLREKEFQKALQMLDEKDEKKIKIIEELTKAVVESIVAIPMNNIRKASEQGKPDVLELASKLFDYKKQNQAD is encoded by the coding sequence ATGAATCAAAACATAATCAATGCACGTGTTACTTTTCGTAATTCACCAATTCACATTCTTGAACGATTTACAATAAAAAATTTGGAAAGTGCATATGAACAATTCAAAAAACATTCAGGATTAGATGAATGTGTAATTATTCAAACATGTAATAGAATAGAGTTATTTGGTAAATCAAAAACATACGATATAGACAAAATCAAGAAAACATGGGCAACAATTACGGGGATTGAGGAAGAAGCATTTGATGAAAATATGGAATACGTTGAAAACAAGGAAGCTTTGCATCATTTGTTAAAATTAACATCAGGATTAGATTCAATGGTATTAGGTGAAGAGCAGATTCTAGGTCAAATAAAAAACTCCATTACTTCAGCTAGAGAAACAAAAGCATCAGGTCAGCATCTTAATACGCTATTTGACAAGGCAATAAGAATAGGCACAAGAATTAGAAACACAAGTGGGATTGGGGCAGGTGGAATATCTGTTGGGTCCATGGCAGTAAAACTTGCAGAAGAGAATATTGATGAATTAAAAACAAAAAAAGTTTTGTTGATTGGAACAGGCGAAGTATCTACACTTGTTGCAAAATCATTACAGAGAAGAGGATACACATTTGATGTGACCAGTAGAACACTTGGAAGATCAGAGGCATTTTGTGAAACGATGGGTGGAAACCCAATAAAGTTTGAAGAAGTTCTTTTAGGATTTTATAATTATGATGTGATTTTTGTTGCAACAACAGCACCATATTTTCTTGTAACAAATGAAAGAATAACTGAAGCAATGAAAAACAAGAAAGGAGGAATAATGATTTTAGATTTATCAAATCCAAGAACAGTTGATGAAAAAGTCGCAACAATTGGAGGTATTAAATTGATGAATTTAGATCAAATTGCAGAAATGGTTGAAAAAAATATGAACGCACGATTAAACAAAGTAAAAACAGTTGAAAATATAATTAATGAGGAAGTTTCCGTATTAGAAGCCTCAATGAAAAGATTAGATGCAGAACCATTAGTGAAAGATGTATTCAAGAACATAGAGAATCTACGAGAAAAAGAGTTCCAAAAAGCTCTTCAAATGCTTGATGAAAAGGATGAGAAAAAAATCAAGATTATTGAAGAACTAACAAAAGCAGTAGTAGAAAGCATTGTGGCAATACCCATGAATAACATTAGAAAAGCATCTGAGCAAGGAAAGCCAGATGTGTTAGAATTGGCAAGCAAGTTATTTGACTATAAAAAACAAAACCAGGCAGACTAG
- the hemB gene encoding porphobilinogen synthase yields the protein MSFPARRLRRLRTSEKMRELIQQTTLSPKDFICPVFVQDELKTRVKVESMSEIERLPLKDVNDEVGTISDLGIPAIMLFGIPAQKDEAGTSAFDDNGIVQNAISQIRKNFGNKIVIMADVCLCQFTSTGHCGIIQGDKIDNDTSLDTLAKIAVSQAKAGVDTVSPSAMMDGQVAAIRRALDDEGFTDVSIMSHSAKHRSNFYSPFRDAAECAPKFGDRKTYQVPYTNAREAMMEVETDINEGVDIVMIKPALSYLDLIAETRKKFNIPVSAYSVSGEYALVKAASQLGYVNEKDITEEILYSIKRAGADMIVTYFAKSAARFLQES from the coding sequence ATGTCATTTCCTGCAAGACGTCTTCGCAGACTAAGAACATCTGAAAAAATGAGAGAATTGATTCAACAAACCACATTATCTCCAAAAGATTTCATTTGCCCAGTATTTGTTCAAGACGAACTAAAAACAAGAGTAAAAGTGGAATCAATGTCAGAAATTGAAAGGCTTCCATTAAAAGACGTAAACGATGAGGTAGGAACAATTAGCGATTTAGGAATTCCTGCAATCATGCTTTTTGGCATTCCAGCTCAAAAAGATGAGGCAGGCACTTCAGCATTTGATGATAATGGAATTGTTCAAAATGCAATATCTCAGATCAGGAAAAATTTTGGCAATAAAATAGTGATAATGGCAGATGTTTGTCTGTGCCAATTCACATCTACTGGACATTGTGGAATTATTCAAGGAGATAAAATTGATAACGACACCAGTTTAGATACACTGGCAAAAATAGCTGTTAGCCAAGCAAAAGCAGGTGTAGATACAGTATCACCATCAGCAATGATGGACGGTCAAGTTGCTGCGATTAGAAGAGCGCTTGATGATGAAGGATTTACAGATGTTTCAATAATGTCTCATTCAGCTAAACATCGTTCAAACTTTTATTCACCATTTAGAGATGCTGCAGAATGTGCACCAAAGTTTGGAGACAGAAAAACATACCAAGTCCCATATACAAATGCAAGAGAAGCAATGATGGAAGTCGAAACAGACATCAACGAAGGAGTAGACATTGTGATGATAAAACCAGCATTATCCTATTTAGATTTAATAGCAGAAACTAGAAAAAAATTCAACATCCCAGTTTCTGCATACAGTGTTTCTGGAGAATATGCTTTGGTAAAAGCTGCATCACAGTTAGGATATGTAAATGAAAAAGATATCACAGAGGAAATACTATATTCAATTAAAAGAGCAGGGGCAGACATGATAGTAACATATTTTGCGAAATCTGCTGCAAGATTTCTTCAAGAGTCATGA
- a CDS encoding HD domain-containing protein has protein sequence MSVLDLLKDEVKKRIENDSAHDFDHIMRVYKNAQKICKKEKANEKLVLSAALLHDLISYPKSDKRSKMSSIESAKKSKNILKKYGFSNEEIAIISNAIRDHSFSQNKVPSSIEGKILQDADRLDALGAIGLARVFATGGSLKRPFYDPNDPFCKQRTPDDSIWTIDHFFKKLLKLESLMNTKSGKIEAKKRTIVLKNFLKQLKHEI, from the coding sequence ATGTCCGTACTTGATTTATTAAAAGATGAAGTCAAAAAAAGAATTGAAAATGATTCTGCACATGATTTTGATCACATTATGAGAGTTTACAAAAATGCTCAAAAAATATGCAAAAAAGAAAAAGCAAATGAAAAACTTGTTTTAAGCGCTGCCTTATTACATGATTTGATATCTTATCCAAAATCTGACAAGCGTTCTAAAATGTCTTCGATTGAGAGTGCAAAAAAATCTAAAAATATTTTAAAAAAATACGGTTTCTCAAATGAAGAAATTGCAATAATTTCTAATGCAATACGAGATCATAGCTTCTCACAAAATAAAGTTCCATCTAGCATTGAAGGAAAAATTCTTCAAGATGCAGATAGATTAGATGCGTTGGGTGCAATTGGACTTGCTCGAGTTTTTGCAACTGGTGGTTCCTTAAAGCGTCCATTTTATGATCCAAATGATCCTTTTTGTAAACAAAGAACACCTGATGATTCAATATGGACCATAGACCATTTCTTTAAAAAATTACTCAAACTGGAATCTTTAATGAATACAAAATCAGGCAAAATAGAAGCAAAGAAGAGGACTATTGTCTTAAAGAATTTTTTAAAACAACTAAAACATGAGATTTAG